In the Flavobacterium acetivorans genome, one interval contains:
- a CDS encoding peptidase M61 — MKKILFAFAFTTVLWSCKTASTSALTKKEELVQVNINLNEIIEDRVMVTVNPPSILAEEITYHIPKTVPGTYSEDNYGRYIDDLKAYDKKGNLLNVKKTDTNSWSIANAKSLDKITYLVNDSFDTETGKKFGGDEIFSPAGSNIDAGKNIMLNTHCFVGYFTNQMATPYQVTVSHPATLWGATSMTDLDSSDTSDRFLTTRYAELVENPIMYSKPDYTTFTVDGMEIQIAVYSPTGKYTAESITPEMKTMMTAQKTFLGKIDATKKYTVLLYLSTLQENDAKGFGALEHPTATTVVMPELMPKEELVKSMMDVVSHEFFHILTPLTIHSKEIQNFDYNAPKMSEHLWMYEGVTEYFANLFQINQGLITEDDFINRLADKITHAAAMNDTMSFTTMSANVLKQPYKDQYLNVYEKGALIGMCIDIIIREKSNGERGILDLMQKLSAEYGVSKPFDDAELFAKITSLTYPEVGAFLETHVAGTTPIPYATYLAKVGLTKATEKVATNVFLKGQSPYITVNPQTKEILVIPEIELNDFYTSLGLKGNDILVSINEKAYSLDNIYDMISASQNWKENDTISIKIKREGKEQLIKGKIKLPYEEKASFKATDSSKKQLKEAWLKS; from the coding sequence ATGAAAAAAATACTTTTTGCTTTTGCTTTTACAACTGTTCTCTGGAGTTGTAAAACGGCTTCAACATCAGCCCTTACAAAAAAAGAAGAACTGGTTCAGGTCAACATTAATCTGAATGAAATAATCGAAGACCGAGTAATGGTTACGGTAAATCCTCCATCTATTTTGGCTGAGGAAATCACCTATCACATCCCTAAAACGGTTCCCGGAACCTATTCTGAGGACAATTACGGGAGATATATTGATGATTTAAAAGCCTACGACAAAAAGGGAAATCTACTCAATGTAAAAAAAACAGACACAAATTCCTGGTCGATTGCTAATGCCAAATCTTTGGACAAAATCACTTACTTAGTCAATGATTCTTTTGATACCGAAACCGGAAAAAAATTTGGTGGTGATGAAATCTTTTCACCTGCAGGTTCTAATATTGACGCCGGCAAGAATATTATGTTAAACACCCACTGTTTTGTAGGTTATTTTACAAATCAAATGGCGACACCTTATCAAGTCACTGTGTCGCATCCGGCAACACTTTGGGGCGCTACTTCGATGACGGATTTGGATTCAAGCGACACCAGTGATCGCTTTCTAACAACTCGTTATGCTGAATTGGTCGAAAACCCGATTATGTATTCTAAACCGGATTACACCACTTTTACAGTTGATGGAATGGAAATACAAATTGCCGTTTATTCCCCAACTGGTAAATACACTGCCGAAAGTATCACTCCTGAAATGAAAACAATGATGACGGCTCAAAAGACTTTTTTAGGCAAAATAGACGCCACTAAAAAGTATACCGTTTTACTATATCTGTCCACCTTACAAGAGAATGATGCCAAAGGTTTTGGCGCCTTAGAACATCCTACTGCAACTACAGTAGTTATGCCCGAATTGATGCCAAAAGAAGAATTGGTAAAATCGATGATGGATGTAGTTTCTCATGAATTTTTTCACATCTTAACCCCTTTAACAATTCACTCTAAAGAGATTCAAAATTTTGATTACAATGCGCCAAAAATGTCAGAGCATTTATGGATGTATGAAGGTGTAACGGAATACTTTGCCAATCTTTTTCAAATAAACCAAGGCTTAATTACCGAAGACGACTTCATTAATCGTCTCGCTGATAAAATAACTCATGCTGCTGCTATGAACGACACCATGTCTTTCACAACCATGAGCGCCAATGTATTGAAACAACCTTACAAAGACCAATACCTAAATGTCTATGAAAAAGGAGCACTTATCGGAATGTGCATAGACATCATCATTAGAGAAAAAAGTAACGGAGAGAGAGGAATCCTCGACTTGATGCAAAAATTATCCGCTGAATACGGCGTTTCAAAACCTTTTGATGATGCAGAACTTTTTGCAAAAATCACTTCATTAACCTATCCTGAAGTAGGTGCGTTTTTAGAAACCCATGTGGCTGGTACAACTCCCATTCCTTATGCTACTTATTTAGCCAAAGTGGGATTAACTAAGGCAACCGAAAAAGTAGCTACTAATGTTTTCTTAAAAGGTCAGTCTCCATACATAACAGTAAATCCGCAAACCAAAGAAATCCTTGTTATTCCTGAAATCGAACTAAATGATTTTTATACCAGTTTAGGACTTAAAGGAAATGACATTTTAGTATCTATAAATGAAAAGGCCTATTCACTTGACAATATTTATGATATGATTTCGGCTAGCCAAAACTGGAAAGAAAATGACACTATCAGCATAAAAATAAAACGCGAGGGTAAGGAGCAGCTTATCAAAGGAAAAATAAAACTTCCTTATGAAGAAAAAGCAAGTTTTAAAGCGACTGACAGCTCTAAAAAGCAACTAAAAGAAGCTTGGCTAAAATCCTAA
- a CDS encoding DUF4369 domain-containing protein — protein sequence MKKSILALVTLILVSSCNKSEPKNNLHLTGNIKGLKKGTLYIQRVLDTTLVPIDSITIDGNSAFERNIALESPEMLYLFLDRGMTNSLDNNISFFAEPGKINIETNLDSYIAGAKISGSKNQELFEEYRKTNSRFQDESLNLIEAKFKAIKSNNTKAVDSLTAKQESNLKRKYLFATNFAINNKDYEVAPYIALSEIYDINIKYLDTIHKSMTPKVAESLYGKKLTEYIKSIKAQK from the coding sequence ATGAAAAAATCAATTCTTGCATTAGTTACACTGATTTTAGTATCATCCTGTAACAAAAGTGAACCAAAAAACAATTTACATCTTACCGGAAATATCAAAGGATTAAAAAAAGGAACTTTATACATCCAAAGAGTCCTAGACACTACTCTTGTTCCTATTGATTCGATTACAATCGACGGGAATTCTGCCTTTGAAAGAAACATTGCATTAGAATCTCCTGAAATGTTATACTTATTTCTAGACAGAGGTATGACTAATTCATTAGACAATAATATCTCCTTTTTTGCTGAACCGGGAAAAATAAACATAGAAACCAATCTGGATTCTTACATTGCTGGAGCTAAAATATCCGGTTCAAAAAATCAAGAATTATTTGAAGAATACCGAAAAACAAACTCCCGTTTTCAAGACGAGAGCCTAAATTTGATCGAAGCAAAATTTAAAGCAATAAAAAGCAATAATACTAAGGCAGTAGATAGTTTGACCGCAAAACAAGAATCGAATCTAAAACGAAAGTATTTATTTGCAACTAACTTTGCAATCAATAATAAAGACTATGAAGTGGCGCCTTATATTGCTTTATCAGAAATTTACGATATTAACATCAAATATTTAGATACTATTCATAAATCAATGACTCCAAAAGTAGCAGAGTCTCTCTACGGAAAAAAATTAACGGAATACATAAAATCAATCAAAGCTCAAAAGTAG